In Sphingobacterium thalpophilum, a genomic segment contains:
- a CDS encoding GNAT family N-acetyltransferase, whose protein sequence is MITIELAEQSDIRSISNMAHSIWPVTYGEILSQDQIDFMLEKSYTVEGLAESMVNGQFFYVLKEDGIGQGFIALRTLEDRIRIEKLYLMPNVQGKGFGKALIDFASEKTRLKGKGILELNVNRNNPAYHFYLKQGFDVVETIDIPYYDYVLNDYVMQKEVKASAVS, encoded by the coding sequence ATGATAACAATAGAATTGGCAGAACAAAGCGATATCAGAAGCATTTCAAATATGGCGCATAGTATTTGGCCTGTTACTTATGGAGAGATACTTTCACAAGATCAAATTGACTTTATGCTCGAAAAAAGTTATACTGTTGAAGGACTTGCAGAAAGTATGGTTAATGGCCAATTTTTTTATGTCTTGAAAGAAGATGGTATCGGTCAGGGATTTATTGCCTTGCGAACTCTTGAGGATCGTATACGTATTGAAAAGCTCTATTTGATGCCCAATGTGCAAGGAAAAGGCTTCGGAAAGGCACTGATAGACTTCGCTTCAGAAAAAACACGACTAAAAGGTAAAGGTATTCTTGAACTAAATGTAAATAGAAATAACCCTGCTTACCATTTCTATTTAAAGCAGGGCTTTGATGTGGTTGAAACTATTGATATTCCTTATTATGATTATGTGCTAAACGACTATGTTATGCAAAAGGAAGTCAAAGCTTCGGCTGTTTCTTAA
- a CDS encoding cold-shock protein, whose translation MQEGKVKFFNETKGFGFIIPNSGESEIFVHVSGLVDKVRENDNVSYEVEQGRKGLNAVNVRVI comes from the coding sequence ATGCAAGAAGGTAAAGTAAAATTCTTTAATGAGACCAAAGGTTTCGGTTTCATCATCCCTAACTCAGGCGAGAGCGAAATTTTTGTTCACGTTTCTGGATTAGTAGACAAAGTTCGTGAGAATGACAATGTATCTTACGAAGTTGAACAAGGCCGTAAAGGTCTTAATGCGGTAAATGTAAGAGTTATCTAA
- a CDS encoding DUF6929 family protein gives MLKLILEAFISISGITAASGIVYQDRQIHIVSDNSNYIYSYSITDQKLSKTALRQSDPMENRAKAAKMDLESITFDGSRYYLYGSGSTPNRNTRFIWDGKTVLQEDYSNIYSSLMEKFNISKEDFNIEGVVHLKDKILFFNRGNGPKGINAILEYHPLAAEQSRCIPIELPKLNGISTGFSDATLVGNEIYFIATAENAKSTYLDGEISGSLLGKIPSDLSGKPETFEIPEKHKFEGITLKEETAHGLIFLLCEDTDSEDNHMTIYSLRVSN, from the coding sequence ATGTTAAAATTGATTCTCGAAGCCTTTATCAGCATATCCGGTATTACCGCAGCTTCTGGTATTGTCTATCAGGATAGGCAAATCCATATCGTTTCTGACAATAGCAATTATATCTACAGCTATAGTATCACAGACCAAAAGTTGTCTAAAACGGCACTACGCCAGTCTGATCCGATGGAGAATAGGGCTAAAGCAGCTAAAATGGATTTGGAATCGATCACTTTCGATGGAAGCCGCTATTATCTTTATGGCTCTGGTTCTACCCCAAACAGAAACACTCGTTTTATTTGGGACGGCAAAACAGTCCTTCAGGAAGACTACAGTAACATCTATTCTTCCTTAATGGAGAAATTCAATATTTCCAAAGAAGACTTCAATATTGAAGGCGTAGTTCATTTAAAAGATAAGATCTTATTTTTTAACCGGGGAAATGGCCCTAAAGGCATAAATGCCATTTTAGAGTATCATCCGCTTGCTGCCGAACAATCCCGCTGTATCCCGATTGAACTACCCAAGCTCAATGGCATATCGACAGGTTTCTCAGATGCGACCCTGGTTGGAAATGAAATCTATTTTATTGCTACCGCCGAAAATGCAAAATCGACTTATCTGGATGGAGAGATCAGTGGTTCCCTCCTTGGAAAAATACCTTCCGATCTTTCCGGCAAACCCGAGACATTCGAAATTCCCGAAAAGCATAAATTTGAAGGAATCACATTGAAAGAGGAAACTGCCCATGGCCTAATTTTCCTACTATGTGAAGATACCGATAGCGAAGATAATCATATGACCATCTATTCGCTCCGGGTAAGCAATTAA
- the gcvT gene encoding glycine cleavage system aminomethyltransferase GcvT: protein MLKNTALSETHIALGAKMVPFAGFNMPVQYTGINDEHETVRTGVGVFDVSHMGEFILKGEKALDLLQKISSNDVSKLYDGKVQYAYIPNETGGVVDDFLTYRIDDKTYFLVVNASNIEKDWNWISKYNTDGVEMKNISDQTSLFAVQGPKAADALQSLTDIELAPMEYYTFAKGTFAGVENVLVSATGYTGAGGFEIYVANEDAQKVWDAIFEAGKAYGIKPIGLGARDTLRLEMGFCLYGNDIDDNTSPLEGGLGWVTKFTKDFVNSAALKAEKEAGLKKKLVGFEMIDRGIPRHDYEIVDADGNVIGRVTSGTQSPTLKKSIGLGYVDTAFSKDGTEIFILIRNQKIKAKVTKPPFVK, encoded by the coding sequence ATGTTAAAAAATACTGCCCTTTCGGAGACGCACATTGCTTTAGGAGCAAAAATGGTTCCCTTTGCAGGCTTCAACATGCCCGTACAATACACAGGCATCAATGATGAGCACGAAACAGTTCGCACAGGTGTAGGAGTTTTTGATGTAAGCCACATGGGTGAATTCATCCTAAAAGGTGAAAAAGCCTTGGATCTACTTCAAAAAATATCTTCCAATGATGTGTCAAAATTATACGATGGCAAAGTTCAATATGCTTATATCCCCAATGAAACTGGCGGTGTAGTTGATGACTTCCTAACATACCGTATAGACGATAAGACATATTTTTTGGTTGTGAATGCGTCAAATATTGAGAAAGACTGGAACTGGATCTCCAAGTACAATACAGATGGTGTGGAGATGAAGAATATCTCTGATCAAACCTCTTTATTTGCGGTACAGGGTCCTAAGGCTGCTGATGCACTTCAATCGCTTACAGATATCGAATTAGCTCCAATGGAATACTATACCTTTGCAAAAGGTACATTTGCGGGTGTAGAAAATGTATTGGTTTCTGCAACAGGATATACTGGCGCTGGAGGTTTTGAAATATATGTAGCCAATGAAGATGCCCAAAAAGTATGGGATGCTATTTTTGAAGCAGGTAAAGCTTATGGAATCAAACCAATTGGTTTAGGTGCCCGTGATACTTTACGTCTAGAAATGGGTTTCTGCCTGTACGGAAATGATATCGACGATAATACGTCCCCCTTAGAAGGCGGTTTGGGCTGGGTAACGAAGTTTACAAAAGACTTTGTGAATTCTGCGGCGCTTAAAGCGGAAAAAGAAGCTGGTCTAAAGAAAAAGCTTGTTGGTTTCGAAATGATTGACAGAGGCATTCCTCGTCATGATTACGAAATCGTTGATGCTGATGGAAATGTAATTGGACGTGTTACTTCGGGAACGCAATCACCAACATTGAAAAAATCAATCGGTTTGGGTTATGTGGATACAGCTTTTTCAAAAGACGGCACCGAGATCTTTATTCTGATCCGCAATCAAAAAATAAAAGCAAAAGTAACAAAACCACCATTTGTGAAGTAA
- a CDS encoding pseudouridine synthase, with protein MPLEILYQDESIVAINKPHGLLVHRSAIARDASAFALQLLRDQLGKTVYPAHRLDRKTGGILLFSLNKETDQYLQKSFQERKIDKKYLAVLRGFAPAEGLIDYPLKRDDGTVQEAQTSFRLLAQGELAVPFGKFPTARYSLVEANPITGRMHQLRRHFAHIFHPIIGDRPHGCNKQNKFWKEAYQMDTMLLHASELTFKHPLSGEDVHIKAPLQPDFIRVLEILNLNAIC; from the coding sequence ATGCCTTTAGAAATACTTTATCAAGACGAATCCATCGTTGCAATCAATAAACCACATGGACTATTGGTGCACCGATCTGCTATTGCGCGCGATGCTTCAGCGTTTGCCCTACAGCTCCTTCGGGACCAATTAGGAAAAACCGTTTATCCCGCACATCGTTTGGACCGGAAGACCGGAGGCATTCTGTTATTTTCATTAAATAAGGAGACGGACCAATACTTACAAAAAAGTTTTCAGGAGCGTAAGATCGACAAAAAATACCTCGCTGTTCTGAGGGGCTTCGCGCCAGCAGAAGGCCTGATTGACTATCCCTTAAAAAGGGACGATGGCACCGTTCAGGAAGCACAAACATCTTTTCGCTTACTTGCTCAAGGCGAGTTGGCCGTTCCCTTCGGAAAATTTCCGACAGCACGATACAGTCTCGTCGAAGCCAACCCAATTACAGGTCGTATGCATCAGTTACGTCGCCATTTTGCGCATATCTTTCATCCCATTATCGGCGATCGCCCGCATGGATGCAATAAACAAAACAAGTTCTGGAAAGAAGCCTACCAAATGGATACCATGCTATTGCATGCCTCGGAACTGACCTTTAAACATCCTTTATCGGGCGAAGACGTTCATATCAAAGCACCCCTACAACCCGATTTCATCCGGGTATTGGAAATATTAAATCTCAACGCGATATGTTAA
- a CDS encoding DUF805 domain-containing protein, with protein sequence MELKENFLKVVRDNYANFEGRARRKEYWMFFLANLIISAVFGILGQIASLFTYVSGLVSLALLIPGIAVTVRRLHDTNKSGWFILVALIPFIGWIYLLYLLVLEGDKASNQYGPDPKAIENGSNHPFNQSQDPFGSSRPQDPFGSSQPSNPAPPAPDKDPFA encoded by the coding sequence ATGGAACTTAAAGAAAACTTTTTAAAGGTTGTTCGAGACAACTATGCCAACTTTGAAGGAAGAGCCCGCCGAAAGGAATATTGGATGTTTTTCCTTGCAAATCTTATCATTAGCGCAGTATTTGGAATACTGGGACAAATTGCAAGCTTATTTACGTATGTCTCAGGATTAGTAAGTTTAGCTTTACTAATTCCAGGGATAGCCGTTACGGTCCGAAGACTACATGACACCAATAAATCAGGCTGGTTTATATTAGTCGCCTTGATTCCATTTATTGGTTGGATCTATCTGCTTTACCTATTGGTTTTGGAAGGTGACAAGGCTTCAAATCAATATGGTCCAGACCCCAAGGCGATTGAAAACGGCTCAAATCATCCCTTTAATCAAAGCCAAGATCCTTTTGGTTCTTCTCGGCCACAGGATCCATTCGGAAGTTCACAACCGTCAAATCCTGCGCCACCAGCTCCGGATAAAGATCCTTTTGCTTAA
- a CDS encoding DUF6358 family protein, translated as MLKYFFLNIVLSLAIVFLIYSGFEGYKAGNMLVTGLSIAFLVVLIYLRVVLSKRVRSLIQQKESGKQQPTTKQKKK; from the coding sequence ATGTTAAAGTATTTTTTTCTAAATATAGTGTTGAGTTTGGCTATTGTATTTTTAATTTACAGTGGTTTCGAAGGGTATAAGGCCGGCAACATGTTGGTAACGGGATTATCCATCGCCTTTTTGGTGGTTTTGATCTACCTCCGCGTTGTTTTAAGTAAACGCGTTCGATCGCTTATTCAACAAAAAGAAAGCGGTAAACAGCAACCTACTACAAAACAAAAGAAGAAGTAA
- the ftsY gene encoding signal recognition particle-docking protein FtsY, with the protein MGLFDFFKKKPQTQEEEQALDKGLEKTKEGFLSKITKAVVGKSTVDDDVLDNLEEVLVTSDVGVTTTLKIIDRIQARVARDKYVSTSELNNLLKEEIQTLLAENNSADFENFNYGDHKPYVIMVVGVNGVGKTTTIGKLAHQLKQAGSKVVLGAADTFRAAAVDQLKLWGERVGVRVVAQAMGSDPASVAYDTVKSAVANGEDVCIIDTAGRLHNKVGLMNELTKIKNVMQKVVPGAPHEILLVLDASTGQNAIEQCTQFTQATDVNALALTKLDGTAKGGVVIGISDQFKIPVKYIGVGEKIGDLQLFNKKEFVDSLFK; encoded by the coding sequence ATGGGATTATTTGATTTTTTTAAGAAAAAACCACAAACACAAGAAGAAGAACAGGCCTTAGATAAAGGTTTGGAAAAAACAAAAGAAGGCTTTCTTTCCAAGATTACAAAAGCTGTCGTTGGTAAGTCAACAGTAGATGACGATGTGCTGGATAATCTGGAAGAAGTTTTGGTTACTTCTGATGTTGGGGTTACAACTACCTTAAAAATCATTGATCGCATACAAGCCCGTGTTGCCCGCGATAAGTACGTTTCTACTTCTGAGCTAAACAATCTCCTGAAAGAGGAGATTCAGACGCTACTGGCAGAGAACAATAGTGCTGATTTCGAGAATTTCAATTATGGCGATCATAAACCATACGTTATTATGGTTGTAGGTGTTAATGGAGTTGGCAAAACAACGACCATTGGCAAACTGGCTCATCAGCTCAAACAAGCTGGAAGCAAAGTTGTATTGGGAGCAGCAGATACCTTTCGGGCCGCGGCTGTTGATCAACTTAAATTGTGGGGTGAGCGTGTTGGCGTGCGTGTTGTCGCTCAGGCAATGGGCTCGGATCCTGCTTCAGTGGCCTATGATACCGTGAAATCGGCAGTGGCAAATGGTGAAGATGTGTGTATCATTGATACCGCAGGCCGTTTGCACAATAAGGTTGGCCTAATGAATGAGCTCACGAAGATCAAAAATGTGATGCAGAAGGTTGTTCCGGGTGCACCACATGAAATCTTGTTGGTCTTGGATGCGTCGACAGGGCAAAACGCCATTGAGCAATGTACGCAGTTTACGCAGGCGACTGATGTAAATGCCTTAGCATTGACTAAACTCGATGGAACAGCTAAGGGTGGGGTGGTTATTGGTATATCTGATCAATTTA
- a CDS encoding M20/M25/M40 family metallo-hydrolase: MNSIPKIILSISLLALSAVTYGQQVISAQERQDVSRILNTLAADDMRGRSALTKDIEPAADFIAAEMKRIGLTPYAEQNYRQTFQLDKISPISKSATINKQIIAADHIISLGNHVDLQWDNQSSLNIVEIKSGDDFAKVFREHSLAKENTLVLVDPSFESYFVRFGQMLNAPKFIEESTKQKPSIVYLLTAEKPKTFQIHIERKLQNFPLFNVAGIIPGKSKPNEYVIFSGHYDHIGILPAVGQDSIANGADDDASGVTAMLTLADYYKKQNKNERTLIFVAFTAEELGMYGSKYFSNHINADQVVAMINMEMIGKDSKFGPNTVYITGYDQSNLGELMQENLKNTTFKFYPDPYTKQNLFYRSDNAVLAAKGVPAHSFSTSQMDKDEYYHTVKDEVSTLNVQNIISSIEAIAIGTSGIVEGRQTPSRVEKLKD, encoded by the coding sequence ATGAATTCAATACCTAAAATTATACTGTCTATATCTTTACTAGCACTCTCGGCAGTAACTTATGGACAGCAAGTCATTTCCGCACAGGAACGCCAAGATGTGAGCCGTATACTCAATACCTTAGCCGCCGACGATATGCGCGGTAGGTCTGCGCTGACAAAAGACATCGAACCTGCTGCAGATTTTATCGCTGCTGAAATGAAGAGAATAGGCCTTACCCCCTACGCAGAACAAAATTATAGGCAAACATTCCAATTGGATAAAATCTCTCCGATAAGTAAATCAGCAACCATCAATAAGCAGATTATTGCAGCTGACCATATTATTTCACTTGGAAATCACGTGGATTTACAGTGGGATAATCAAAGTAGCCTTAACATCGTCGAAATAAAATCGGGCGATGATTTTGCGAAAGTATTTAGAGAACATTCACTGGCCAAAGAAAATACACTGGTCTTGGTAGATCCTTCCTTTGAAAGCTATTTTGTACGTTTTGGTCAAATGCTCAACGCACCAAAATTTATAGAGGAATCCACCAAACAAAAACCATCGATTGTCTACCTTTTGACAGCGGAAAAGCCCAAAACATTTCAAATTCATATTGAACGGAAACTTCAAAATTTCCCCTTGTTTAATGTGGCGGGAATTATTCCTGGCAAAAGTAAACCCAACGAATACGTCATCTTTTCGGGACATTACGATCATATTGGCATTCTTCCGGCAGTAGGCCAAGATTCTATTGCCAACGGAGCCGATGATGATGCCTCGGGCGTAACAGCGATGTTGACCCTGGCAGATTACTACAAAAAACAGAATAAAAATGAAAGGACCCTTATTTTTGTCGCCTTTACCGCAGAAGAGCTTGGCATGTATGGCTCAAAATATTTTTCCAACCATATCAATGCGGACCAGGTAGTCGCGATGATCAATATGGAAATGATTGGAAAAGATTCAAAATTCGGCCCCAATACGGTATATATCACGGGATATGATCAATCCAATCTGGGCGAATTGATGCAGGAGAATCTGAAAAATACAACCTTCAAATTCTACCCAGATCCTTATACCAAACAAAATCTGTTTTATCGAAGCGACAATGCAGTATTAGCGGCCAAGGGAGTTCCGGCACATTCGTTCTCAACCTCTCAAATGGACAAGGATGAATACTACCACACCGTAAAGGATGAGGTATCTACGCTAAACGTTCAGAACATTATTTCCAGTATAGAAGCTATCGCGATAGGTACCTCGGGAATTGTAGAAGGCAGACAAACACCTTCCCGCGTCGAAAAACTAAAAGATTAA
- a CDS encoding rhodanese-like domain-containing protein, which produces MKEVSVQELKNKIDNNEDFQLIDVRESFEYEVSNLNGLNIPLSGILIEADKIAKDKPVIVQCRSGKRSAQAIMLLEQQGFDNLANLKGGILAWKEEIDPELDVY; this is translated from the coding sequence ATGAAAGAAGTATCTGTACAAGAATTAAAGAATAAAATCGATAACAACGAAGATTTTCAGTTGATAGACGTTCGTGAATCCTTTGAGTATGAAGTATCAAATTTAAATGGATTGAATATTCCACTTTCAGGTATATTGATCGAAGCGGATAAGATTGCGAAAGATAAACCTGTTATCGTACAATGTCGTTCTGGAAAACGTTCTGCACAGGCGATTATGTTATTAGAACAACAGGGTTTTGACAATCTTGCAAACTTAAAAGGCGGAATTTTAGCTTGGAAAGAGGAAATCGATCCAGAGTTAGACGTTTATTAA
- a CDS encoding quinol oxidase subunit 4: protein MKRTLLLVLSIVIAVSMSACYSTHHHGHRHGRGPKKMPPGQAKKYYGEQSARDFAPGQQKKKHRH, encoded by the coding sequence ATGAAACGCACTTTGTTATTGGTTCTTTCTATTGTCATAGCGGTTTCCATGTCGGCATGTTATTCCACTCACCACCATGGGCATAGGCATGGGCGAGGTCCGAAAAAAATGCCGCCAGGTCAGGCTAAGAAATACTATGGAGAGCAGTCTGCTCGCGATTTTGCTCCCGGGCAACAAAAGAAAAAACACAGACATTAA
- a CDS encoding DUF4359 domain-containing protein has product MSKKRIFALILIVVMLAAILTNPSKEEHEKVVRAKAEQLLKSQLHAKDQEFFGLGMQLFGNDIVDKFIQSSVVVDNYYLFSLTKIKWQGTEQIIGGGAFKYIWLSPKIDEKADEIIAALKKI; this is encoded by the coding sequence ATGAGTAAAAAAAGAATATTTGCACTGATTTTGATCGTCGTCATGCTGGCCGCAATTTTGACTAACCCAAGCAAAGAGGAACACGAAAAGGTTGTACGCGCGAAAGCTGAACAGCTATTGAAAAGCCAGCTTCATGCGAAAGATCAAGAGTTTTTCGGATTGGGGATGCAGCTCTTCGGAAATGACATCGTCGATAAATTTATCCAAAGTTCCGTTGTGGTAGACAACTACTATTTGTTTTCGCTAACCAAAATAAAATGGCAGGGTACAGAACAGATTATCGGTGGCGGAGCTTTTAAATACATCTGGCTGAGCCCAAAAATTGATGAAAAGGCCGACGAAATTATTGCTGCATTGAAAAAGATTTAA
- a CDS encoding DUF4295 domain-containing protein: MAKKAVASLQKGGGKEFTKVIVTTKSAKTGAYTFKEGMVHNDKVKDVVAAAQK, from the coding sequence ATGGCAAAGAAAGCAGTTGCATCGTTACAAAAAGGTGGCGGTAAAGAATTTACAAAGGTTATTGTTACTACTAAATCTGCAAAAACTGGCGCGTATACTTTCAAAGAAGGTATGGTTCACAACGATAAAGTGAAAGACGTAGTTGCAGCAGCTCAAAAATAA
- the rpmG gene encoding 50S ribosomal protein L33, giving the protein MAKKGNRVQVILECTEHKESGLPGMSRYITTKNKKNTTERLELKKFNPVLRKVTVHKEIK; this is encoded by the coding sequence ATGGCTAAAAAAGGAAATAGAGTACAAGTTATCTTAGAATGTACTGAACACAAAGAAAGTGGTCTTCCGGGAATGTCTCGTTACATCACTACTAAAAACAAAAAGAACACAACTGAGCGTTTGGAATTGAAAAAATTCAACCCAGTATTGAGAAAAGTTACTGTTCATAAAGAAATTAAGTAA
- a CDS encoding SIMPL domain-containing protein gives MKKILLGLAFLGFMTQLNAQQMVNKEFVSTVGRAEEEVTPDIIYIDVTLKEFYENGNTKKKAAIEKLEKDLFDSATKAGVKKEDFTIQNIWSYNVPDKKKKDTDILLSRQYRIKVTNLNNLGQLLDGVDKAGIQSTYISEYDYSKKKELEKSLKTKAVLDAKVNAQILAEAAGQKIGKAIVLSETPQQIIFGVQPMMRNAMYKGAMAEAADSAGDSGLDLNIRPMKVTSEISASFELL, from the coding sequence ATGAAAAAAATACTATTAGGACTTGCCTTTTTAGGTTTTATGACTCAACTAAACGCGCAACAAATGGTTAATAAAGAATTTGTATCTACGGTAGGCCGTGCAGAAGAAGAAGTAACACCAGATATTATCTATATTGATGTTACCCTAAAAGAGTTTTATGAGAACGGTAACACGAAGAAAAAGGCCGCAATAGAAAAGCTAGAAAAAGATCTGTTCGATTCGGCGACAAAAGCGGGTGTAAAAAAAGAAGATTTTACCATCCAGAATATCTGGAGCTATAATGTTCCGGATAAAAAGAAAAAAGACACCGATATCTTGCTCTCCAGACAATACCGTATTAAGGTAACCAACTTGAACAATTTGGGCCAACTATTAGACGGTGTTGACAAAGCCGGTATCCAAAGCACCTATATTAGCGAATATGATTATTCAAAGAAAAAGGAGTTGGAAAAAAGTTTAAAAACCAAGGCGGTATTGGATGCAAAAGTCAATGCTCAAATTTTGGCAGAAGCCGCAGGCCAAAAAATTGGTAAAGCGATCGTATTATCTGAAACACCACAACAAATTATATTTGGCGTACAACCGATGATGCGTAATGCCATGTATAAAGGTGCTATGGCCGAAGCAGCAGACAGCGCTGGTGACAGTGGGTTAGATTTAAATATCAGACCGATGAAAGTTACGAGTGAAATCAGCGCTTCATTTGAGTTATTGTAA
- a CDS encoding DUF4112 domain-containing protein yields MHREKTPADKLKQIDQDFGWIDRISWLMDNQFKIGNFRFGLDPVLNLIPLGGAIAGFGTSLVLVIAMWRNGASPKLVIRMLLNISIDAVLGSIPFLGNLLDFFSKANEKNIKLLRQHYYEGKHTGSGIGIVISILIVFFLLIAVTLYLIWTLFSWAFSLLNGI; encoded by the coding sequence ATGCATAGGGAAAAAACTCCAGCAGATAAATTAAAACAAATTGACCAAGATTTCGGTTGGATTGACCGAATATCTTGGTTAATGGATAATCAATTCAAGATTGGAAACTTTCGCTTCGGACTTGATCCAGTCTTGAATCTCATCCCCTTAGGTGGCGCGATAGCGGGCTTCGGAACCTCTCTGGTTCTTGTCATAGCCATGTGGCGTAACGGCGCCAGTCCAAAATTAGTCATACGCATGTTACTCAATATCTCGATTGATGCTGTTTTGGGTAGCATTCCTTTCCTCGGAAACCTGCTCGATTTTTTTAGCAAAGCCAACGAAAAGAATATCAAATTACTCAGACAACATTATTATGAAGGAAAACATACGGGTTCAGGTATCGGAATCGTCATCAGTATCCTGATTGTCTTTTTCCTGCTCATCGCTGTAACATTGTATCTTATTTGGACATTATTCTCCTGGGCTTTTTCGCTGCTGAATGGTATCTAA
- the rpmB gene encoding 50S ribosomal protein L28 has translation MSRICDLTGKAALTGNNVSHSNVKTKRKFYPNLQTKRFYIPEEDRWITLKVSTSAIKTINKNGITAAINKFIVKGSI, from the coding sequence ATGTCAAGAATTTGTGATTTAACAGGCAAAGCGGCGTTAACAGGAAATAACGTTTCTCACTCAAACGTTAAAACTAAACGTAAATTCTATCCAAATTTACAAACTAAACGTTTTTACATTCCAGAAGAAGATCGTTGGATTACGTTAAAAGTATCTACTTCTGCTATCAAGACTATCAACAAGAACGGGATTACAGCAGCGATCAATAAATTTATCGTTAAAGGGTCAATCTAA
- the recO gene encoding DNA repair protein RecO → MLNKTRGIVLKTTNYSESSLVVQLYTEQFGMQSYLITGARKPKAKIKANILQPLHLLEIVATHKDNGSLQRIAEARQVPVLQEIPYDIVKSSLALFLNEILYKILKEQENDPYLFEFIHQSIRWLDETHLNLANFHLVFLIKLTRFLGFYPAESKQAHPYFNLHEATFSNSLPEHPLVLQEPHTSIFRNLIESEYSNCDRIKMSSSDRQFLLEKVLDFYRLHRTNFKEIKSLYILEEIFR, encoded by the coding sequence ATGCTGAACAAAACTAGAGGTATCGTCTTAAAAACAACCAACTATTCGGAAAGTAGCCTTGTGGTACAGCTCTACACCGAACAGTTTGGCATGCAATCTTATCTCATTACCGGCGCAAGGAAGCCTAAAGCAAAGATCAAGGCCAATATCCTTCAACCCTTACATTTATTAGAGATTGTCGCTACTCATAAAGATAATGGATCATTACAGCGGATTGCCGAAGCTCGTCAGGTCCCTGTCCTGCAAGAAATTCCTTATGATATTGTCAAAAGCTCCCTCGCTCTTTTTCTGAATGAAATACTCTATAAAATTCTGAAGGAACAGGAAAACGACCCCTACCTTTTTGAATTCATCCACCAATCTATCCGTTGGCTGGATGAAACGCATTTAAATCTGGCCAATTTTCATCTTGTTTTTTTAATCAAGCTAACCCGTTTTCTCGGGTTTTATCCGGCTGAATCTAAGCAGGCCCACCCTTATTTTAATCTCCATGAAGCGACCTTCTCCAATAGCCTTCCTGAACATCCGCTTGTATTACAGGAACCACATACGTCTATTTTCAGAAATTTAATCGAATCCGAATATTCGAATTGCGACCGCATCAAAATGAGCAGTTCTGATCGACAATTCCTACTGGAAAAAGTGCTCGACTTTTATCGTCTCCACCGCACAAATTTTAAAGAAATAAAATCGCTCTATATACTCGAAGAGATCTTTAGATAA